Genomic DNA from Chaetodon auriga isolate fChaAug3 chromosome 18, fChaAug3.hap1, whole genome shotgun sequence:
TTTCAAAGCACATGACAGGGAAAACCGCTGGCACCCTCTTTGTGCTCAGCAGTTGACCAGAGTGGATCTACTATGTGTAAAAAAATACAACTGCAGGCTACAATcatgacaagaaagagcaaaaaccaTCAAGTGAAAAGGAATtcacaaaaacatgatgaatgtTTTAGAGATGCAGGGAAAAATATCAATAGGGTTCATTGTTGAAATTCTCTCGATATCCCAACAGCAATCTATAAATTGAAtgctctgaaaatgaaagcatcTGAGGCTGTCGCAGGCCTGTAATAAGCTCATCCAGTCATTTCATTCGGCCCGCGCTCACGCTGCCCGTGCACTCGTCTTCCACGAAGCCTTGCAGGTATATTGCTAAAGCTATAGCAAGCTAAGAATGTCAGTGAAAGTGCAGCCAAATCtcccaatgctaacatgctaggcTGATTGCCGTGAGCTATGATAATGTGTTGGACACGGTCAGCGATGATAACCatgtgcagacagcagcagcaggcaggtggTGCACGTTCAAGTGTTTTGGCTTTGGAGAGGTCGGGATGTTTTTTGGTTGGATGCTTTCAAGATGTAGCTTAGTCTTGCTGGTTTCTCCAATGTTACCGACCACAGCTTTAAAACTGATCTTAGTACTCTTACACACTGTGCTAGTTCATTAATCCACACAGACATTTAATGACAGCATAACtactgaaaaacagcatcaacaatgcaaaaatctgataaaatgttttgtctacagccatgctatgAGCTCTGAGTGGCTGTATTCATGCCACGTTCACATAATACGACATAGACAGAAACTCTTTCCAATCAGGAGTAAATGAAGTAACTGTTTACAGTGACATGATAATTCAGGCTTGTGAGAAAGGAGATGATGAGTGAGCACGTGTAAGAGGAGCGGATGCAGGATGGGTGAAGGACCAGGCTTTTTGGTTGCTCTCTGTCCTCGGTTTAACCATTTAAATCATAGGTCTTACCTGCCGTAACAGTGACAGACACATAGGGTTCATATAGAGACAGACGGGGAGTCTTTGGCAGGTTTATTGTTCAAGATGGGGGGGGTGTTCTTCGACCCCCAGCAGACGTACACCTGCCTGCTGAGGACACGGTTGCTGCTGGTGTGCGTTGCTCTGCCTTTGCCCTTGCTGAAAGTTCTGTCCTGAGACAAACCAAAGCTCTTCTTATGGACGCAGCCTCTttcctgcagctgaatgtgGATGGGATGGGATGGGGCTTGGTGACCCATGCTGATGTGGACCCCCACTCGGTTCCCTCCCAGCTTGGGCCAGAAAGAGAGGAGCAGGCGGCGGAACTCCTGCTGGAAAGTCTTGTTAAAGTAGAAGTAGATGAAGGGGTTGTAGATGTGGGAGCTTTTGGCGAAGAGGGCGGGGAACACAAAGCCCTCAGGAGCCATGTACCAGTTCCCCTTgtggaaaatgaagaggaaggacACAACGGCGTACGGGGCCCAGGCAATCACAAAACCCAggctgatgcagaaaaacatctggaAGAGGAAGATTTGAGAGtgtcacagtggaaaaacaTCAGTGCTGAACATTCTTATTTCTTATGATGCACATTACGAACGGAGGTGCAGTCACACGGAGCATGTTTCCTGGGAGACTGTCCTCtttagaaaaacacaacaataagaAAGTCAATATTTACCTGGCAAGTCATCTTTCACAGTCATATGAATAATGACTGTTCTCTCAGAACGCGTATTCAAAGTacttaaaatgacatttgtttttagcagcaaaGCAGGAAATGTGTTGTTCTAAGAAACGTCTTAAGCAGAGGCACGAAGCTGCCTGACTTCAGATCTCAGAAatctcagatgtgttttttgtccTGTGATTTCTGAGCTTATTTATAGATGTTTACTCACGATATACATCAGTGATACTTCTATCAATGGAAAGATTGTGTTGCACTGATTCCAGGAACCCACAACTTATGGTTTTTAAGGTCTATTCACTCACCACGGACAGTCGTTTTTCAGCGTATCGCAGGTTGTTGGGGATGCCTCTTGCAGACAGCGAGTAGGAGAAGCGGGACACCTTGTAGAGGATCCGACACTGAGACACCACAATGAGGAGGACGGGAACCAGCGTGAAGCAGGCGAAGGAGCAGATGACGTAGAAGGCATCCTTGGCTGAGGTATGATAACCCCTCCAGGCGATGGTGCAGGACAGTCCATAAGGCTCGGGGACGTACTCGCCCCAGCCAAACAGAGGGAAGCTAGACCACACCGTGGCCACGAGCCAGATGCCACCGCACACTATCCGGCTGTTTGCTCCCTCCAACCACACAGCTGTGAAGAGGAACAACACCAGTTAGTACAGTTctgcacaaaaaccaaagtgtaaataTGATCATTTTAGCTCTGTTATAACCTCCGTTAACTATTTCCTGAAGGGCCACAGTACCACAAATTGATGTGATGGCCTTCATCAACATATTTGTTAACACATTTTGAAGGATCACATCAGAAAAGgttgaaaatttaaaaaaagcttcacaaaaaatgttttagcatCTCTTTAAGCGCCATCAAAGTCCTCAAAAAGTCCACAACCAATCAACAACAGCTGCCCTCACCGTAAACCAAGCTGTAGCAGGTCTTGAGGTAGCGGGTGATGCTGATGGCGGCGATGGTGAACATGCCGCACAGGCCGAAGATGTAGCAGCCGAGGCCGTAGTAAACACACGTGATGTCTTCTCCCAGCCACGCGTGGTGAAAGGAGGACAGGATGGAGAGCGGGTAGaagcagatgcagcagaggaagtCGACCACGGCCAGGTTGACgcacagcagctcagagcccgccatcttcttcctcctgcgGTAGCAAATCACCAGAACCAGCCCATTGCCCAGAACGGAGAGCAGAActggagaagcagaaaacatcatttttgtcTCACATGATGCTGCGTTTTAGCATcgttcagctctttgttttggttctgtTTCACTCTTACcaatttattttctgctttaaataaaacacTATAAACCTGCTGTACACAACCTGATCAGGACCAAACAGCAAGCAATCACtgttagcgactagctggtgaacatagtggaggaTTCAGCTGCTGGAGAGCCAGATATTTACCTCAGGAAAACAGAGCTGAACGGAAACTGAACACTGGACTTAAATTCCTCACATGGCCAGACTGCAAATGAATGACAGTGTTGCTTCGTATCTGCTGGAATTTGTTTGCGAACAAGCTCGCCTAAAAGCTGATGCTGTGTCAGcgttcacagcttgtttccacttCCCCCAGGCGGCTACAAAACCAGTTATTACAGGTCCAAGCTCCATGAAGAAATACAGTTTCTGAGTTAGCTGTTGACATTTGACACACAGTCAGTGACGCATGATGGGTGAGAACACCTGCAGTGTATTTGATGCTCCCAATCTGACCACTGCTCAACATCTGTCTGACGATCACTTTCAAGTTTCCATTGCAGAAAGGACGCACAAAGTTTGGCTGTAAGGTTTGACTGCAGCCAAGAAGACTACAGTGCATCTCCAGACCTTGACATCAACCATGCAAAGCAGCAATGTTCCTCCACTGTACTCTCTTCAGTTCATGTATCACTACAGAAATACAGACGGATTCAGCTTCCTTTCACCATTATTACATCAAGGCAAGCCGCTGGTGATGCTAATTCTCACATGAGGACACAGTGAGATGATTTCATTAAAAGAGCAAAAGCTTGtatgaatgaaacacagaaaacatgatgtAAATGACTGTTTATCTCCTGTATTAACTTAAGGAAGGTTACAGTCTCCTCCACAACACAGCTGAGgtttctgtgtgctgctgtttctcatcTCCGCTTCCATCGCACTCGGTCATATTTTGCTTTTATCGATATGCATCAGctcaacatttaaaaacagctggATGGAGCTAAAAGTACGGAGAGGTTTAGAAAAAGATTTCTTTCAATATGAGCAAACTTTAAATGAATATGGCAAAGATTTAAAAATATACTGGCTGTTAAAGGAGTCACAGACAAGAGAGGCAACAGGCACAATCACTGGTAAAATGAACAGGTATGTCACAGACTGCAATGTAAGCGCTGCAAAACAGACACTCAAGGCTCTGTCTTATTACTCCGACTCCACACTGATAAAGCCCCATCGAGGTGTCAGCGGCAGACACTGAGCAGGATGTCTCTGAAGCCAAATGAAGCCAAttaaatttcagttaaaaagtcaaaaaagtGAGTGGAAAGTGAGAGGTCATCTGTCTGATGTCTCATCATctgtaaatgaaagaaaaaataaatcccTAGCAACATGTTGCACATCAACATTATTAAAAATATTAGATTAACAGCTTTAAAGGATtgttcagcctctctgctctcttaCTTTTTCTTAAAATAAGTGATCAAACCTGCCAGCTGTGAAAGTCTTTTGATATTTAGTTTTGGCAGAAAACAACACCGACATTTCTAATATTTTCCTCTTTGGCTTTACGCGGCCGGTACCTCGTCGAGAACAGTCTTTGGACATCttcaggagagacagaaacgTGCAGACGGTCACACATACCGACGCAGAGGATGGTCAGTCCCACACATGTGTCAGCAGCAGGGGTCAGTTTGGAGGTGAACACAGAGGCGGTCCGGTTGTCATCAGAGGAGTTCAGAGGCATTGGTGGAGCTTGTTCCTGATGTTGTTGCGGGAAAAAATCCTTGACTTGTCTCCCCTTCCAAGACGTGTGCATGGAGGCTCACTTTTATGCAGGCGGATGTGTCGCCATGGTAACTTAAAGCACGGGCTAACAAGCTCCTTTAAAAGCCCGGAGACGCCCGTGGTCTGGCGCAGAAGGTTCAGCTGAAGTGTCTGAAGGAAAGGTGTGACTCCGGCTCCTCCAGTGTCTGCAGGGAGTCCCGGAGGTGACAAAGCTCACAGCTGATGATGACACTGAGACGAACGCTGAATGCTCCAATGACGAGTCGAACCAGTCAGATTAGCTGTGACACACTTATTGTCTTTTACCTCCAGTAGGTTGAAttacattgatttttttaaaatttcagatttttattatttactttaAATAATACTATACAAAGACATATgtaactgttttcagttttgcacAGAAAAATGAATCTCCTTTTTACAAAATGCACTATAGTAAATtaaatacttctactgcatcTCATGTACACGGTATGGAGTAACACTCAATGTTTGAATGATGAGTTCAACCAATCACATAAATTGTACAAGAGTTctaatttttttccccttttgctTTGTTGGCTTTATTTTCaatcttatatatatatttcatttaatATACTATATATATTCTTTTTTACACAGCTGTGACCAAACTGCCTCCCTCATCCTTTGGGAGTTGAAACACAATTTCACTTCACATTGTCTTCGTCGTTCCGGAATGAATTAGATCTATAGACCTTTTCCTCATTGAGTTTTCATGGCAGGAAAAGCTCGGGTGGAACAGGTGGAGCAGACAACATGAATGGTTGCTCTGTTGCAGCTATTACTGCGAGGCAACACAGCGATTGATTACGTTAACAATGCCTGACAAGccacatgtctgctgtgaagaaggtctgttcagcttcagctttgaTGATTGAGTGGTTAAAATGACGTCATGCACCTATTGAAATATGTGACAAATCCCATTTTAATTACACGTCCCACAAAGCAAATAATCAGTGAAGGCCAGTGGTCCCCTCCTCAGAAACAATGGGCTCTGATGACAGTTCTGTCAATAAATAAGCTGTGATTATTAATCATGATTATTCAGCATTAAAAGAGCTTTCATTACTGCTCtgtcattcatgtttttcaatCACTCTGCAGTATAATTTGTCTGCTGCCTCTTTGTAACAGCTCAAGGCTGATTTTTCTGAAGAGCACTGGTTATTCTGTTTCCAGCTGATGTGATTACATGATGCTTCGATTCTGCATTTGGGTAAACAAGTGACTTACATCCATAATATACATCCTACTGCATCATCCTGTCCTGTACCACACTATATTATACAGTACCATACAATACTATATGATACTATGCTTTAATGTTTTTAGtaacatctgtgctttttccactgtgtcaagtcaaaatgtctgctgtacTATACTGTACTCCACTCCACTATAATGTGCTGCACTGTACTTCACTACATTATACTGTTCTGCACTCTGTTGTACAGTACTACAATGTACTGttctaaatttttttttttttttttcacaaattaAGACAAACTTGTGttcctcctttcttccctcATTACTCATCTCGTGACCCTCAGGTGGGCCCGACCCACATGTTgagaaccactggactaaaATACCAACAGTGACAGAATGTAGTTAAAAAtggctccacctccaccagctacaacagtaagATGCTGCTTATACACTGATTAACTCACGATGTCATGAAGTATATCATCATATACAGCATCAGCCAGAGGAAGTACTTTTGTTACTTTAAGTACATTCAGCTGATAATACATTTAAGTAGGattttgaaagcaggacttttacctgtaatggtgtattttttacattgttgAGTATTTCTTGAGCACATGAACGTCTCGTCCCGTTGGATGAATTTGAACTTTTATTTCAGGACATCTTCAGAGAGATTTCAGATGgttctgttgttcttttttctctctaGCAGAAGAGATCTTGATCTAAAGCAGACCTGAGCAAATAAagattatacacacacactttattaaACGTTAACAACTCAGAGAAATGTTACAGCTCTCATACGAAGCCACCAGCAACAAGGAGCCCGACGCCGCTGacgagagaaagaaaaatcacctTGCACCATCTGTTGACCTCCACATTGTACTACAACTCAACACGCAttagtgagagagaaaagggaaagaagacACTGGTGTTTAGGCCTTGAGTAGAAAGATAAAGTCAACTTTATTTGACGGTGAAACCTAAATAAGATCTGCGATTACAAAACAGGTTCCCCACACAGTTTTTTTATTCACAGAGGTTGGAATGCAGTACTGACAGAAAGGCATCAGAAGAGACTGGaccgagaaaaaaaaaaaaaaaaaaagaagaactcAGAAGTAAGAGAGCAGACAGTCGGGTTCAGAGGGAACACCATTCAATGTGAAGCAGTCATTCCTGTGATCTGTGGCAGTCAGACGTTCATCTATCAACTCCCAGTGTCGGAacgtggaggaaaaaaaaccaaaacattgtgAGGTTATAATAAAGTCTGGAGATGCAGGGAGTGAACAGGCATCGATGCCAACGATCGCCTGTAAAAACAATTTTCTGGTGCTTTCCTTTTCTTGATATCACTACTTCATAATGAGCCTTGTTtggagatatatatatatatatatatatatatatatctaaaTGCCTCTTGTGCACTGTAAAATACCAGATAAGTGGTAAGACAAGTCTGAGTCTTTGCTTTTCAGCTCCGACAGAAAACCACTTGCGTTCCTACGCGGCGACTGCGCGTTCCTCGACCACAGAAACAATGTACTGTACAAAAAGTCTTAAATTGAGTGGCATTTCCCTTTAAGTAGCTTCCAAActaacatatacacacatacgcacTCAGCAAATGTACACACTCAAGCGCATCCTGCATCCCATCATAATCCATCTGCACAATGAAACACTCAAAAATATTTGCTTCCTCAAtactctggaaaaaaaaaaaatagtactGTAGGTCTCAtatgttttatttctgaaatCGACTTCTTTTAAaagaacagttcaacattttgggaaattaaACTCTTATTTGTTTTCCTACTGAAAATTAAAtgagatcgataccactctcatgtctaagtatgaagctacaaccagcagtcagttagcttagcttagcatacagactggaaacgGAGGGAAATAGCTAGCCTGGATGTGtacaaatgaagcaaaatctGCCTACAAACACCTGTTAAGTGCACTAATTGAGATGTTTTTTGTGATCAGTTCAAGCattgaagtgtaaaaacaacagttcagAAATAGTCCAGAGTGCAACCtccccaaaagtgatgattCAGAAAGAAAACTGCCGTTAAAAACGGCGCTGTGGGCGACTGTTGGTGACGCTGTGTTGTTAAGGGTGCCAGTGAGACAATGAAGCCCGATCCAGGATGTTGAAATCACAGATTAATGCATTTAAAAGCTTATCAGAcgccaaaacactgcacaacCGTTTGTAGCACTCACATACAGGATTTTACAACTTTAACAATGGTTTTATCTTTGGTCACGACAGTCGTGAGgtaaacagaagaaacacagcGCCCACGTTACAAGAGATCACCAGGAATGTGAGCTTGCTTGTGTGTGATTGGCCAATGCAGCGCCGTGGTGGGCGGGCCCTAATGTTGACGCAGGGCTCAAATCGACCTGAACGCAGCTTTAAACGGAGCCAGGCGAGCCCACGGTTTTTATGCTAACTTAAGCTAACAGCTacaggctgtagcttcatattcactgtacagacatgagtggcatcaatcttctcatctaactctcagcaacaAAGCTGATGAGTCAACTTCCCAAAATATGAAACCATCCATTTAATTCTAGTCAGGCTGAAAAACGGTTCATTCTCTGAAAGCCCTGTTCTCAATACTTTAGTGTAATTAATCTTAGAAACGCAGGTGTTGTGTTACAACTATTAGCTTCACGTTTTCACCCGGATAAAAAAATATTCACcaacacctgaaacacaaaaataatctcACAAATATGACACTTACTCTTAATTGTGAACCAGATTTGACTTCATAGTCCAAAGTAGAGTCACTTCCAGAGATATCAGTCCACATCTGGGATTATTACTCTTTAGATTTACCTTTTTTGGCCACGCGCCTCCCATTCTGTCTCCAACGGGAGGTAACTGTCCTCTTGCGTCTTCTGCTCCTGATAACAGCCCTTTTTCTTCGCGACAATGGACACTGAATGTCTAGCTATGGATCTGGTCCCATCTGCCCCAAATACTCCCAAAGTCTGCAGTTCCCTTCTTCCTTAAGTGTTGGCAGCAACAAGgaaaagcacattaaaaaataGACATCTTTAAATAGCTATTCAGCTCGTCTAAGTGCAGCACAATCGGAAACATTAAATTCAAGTCATAATTATTTTCTCCCCTCCCATGTATCATACAATCATTTTCAGTTAAGAAACTAAATGTGAAAGGATACATCTTTGATCAGACAAATAAACAATATACTGCAGCCACACTGTAACATCCAAAAATAGTCTTAAGTtgaaatatagatttttttttttttctgccaaagaAATGCTGGCGTTCTAAGTCACTCTAACTAGATTTAATATACTGTTGAGgtgtaatttgtgtttttctctctctgttaatCCTCTCCTGACAGTCCTGAACAACACGTCAAACCGTCACGGGATAAAAAAAACTCGACGTCCGCTGTCATTTGGCACATGAGGCGCTCTCACTGGCTGCCGCGCTGACGTCAGGCTCGCTGTTGTCTGCGTCTACGCTCTTGTCCTGGGTGTCGTTACTattactgctgttgttgttgttgttgttgttgttgttctggaCACTCTGGAGGCCGTGGCTGTTGTTCTGGACcagagtggagctgctgagcttcaactcctccagcttcttccaCAGCTCgtccctctcctgctccttcttcttctccctgtgAAGACC
This window encodes:
- the opn8c gene encoding opsin 8, group member c encodes the protein MPLNSSDDNRTASVFTSKLTPAADTCVGLTILCVVLLSVLGNGLVLVICYRRRKKMAGSELLCVNLAVVDFLCCICFYPLSILSSFHHAWLGEDITCVYYGLGCYIFGLCGMFTIAAISITRYLKTCYSLVYAVWLEGANSRIVCGGIWLVATVWSSFPLFGWGEYVPEPYGLSCTIAWRGYHTSAKDAFYVICSFACFTLVPVLLIVVSQCRILYKVSRFSYSLSARGIPNNLRYAEKRLSVMFFCISLGFVIAWAPYAVVSFLFIFHKGNWYMAPEGFVFPALFAKSSHIYNPFIYFYFNKTFQQEFRRLLLSFWPKLGGNRVGVHISMGHQAPSHPIHIQLQERGCVHKKSFGLSQDRTFSKGKGRATHTSSNRVLSRQVYVCWGSKNTPPILNNKPAKDSPSVSI